A single region of the Pontimicrobium sp. SW4 genome encodes:
- a CDS encoding dehydrogenase E1 component subunit alpha/beta: protein MSKTTNTIRNINYDKKSLGRNTLISLYKNMLKPRMIEEKMLILLRQGKISKWFSGIGQEAISVGVTMALQKDEYILPMHRNLGVFTTRNIPLYRLFAQWQGKASGFTKGRDRSFHFGTQEYNIVGMISHLGPQLGVADGIALANLLKKNSKATAVFSGEGGTSEGDFHEALNVASVWKLPVIFCIENNGYGLSTPTSQQYNCKNIADRGKGYGIESFIIDGNNILDVYSKISKLAESIRKRPRPILIEFKTFRMRGHEEASGTKYVPKDLMDQWALKDPLVNYQAYLKEEGVLSEKEEVKIKETIMKEIHDGLETAYAEDAIIPNLTNELNDVYKEFKYQEVNPKEKTEEVRFIDAISEGLKQSMQKHKDLVIMGQDIADYGGVFKITDGFLKAFGEERVRNTPICESAIVETGMGLSIVGIKSVVEMQFADFVTSGFNPVVNYLAKSHYRWNQNADVVVRMPCGGGVAAGPFHSQTNEAWFTKTPGLKVVYPAFPYDAKGLLATAINDPNPVLFFEHKALYRSIRQEVPIDYFTLPFGKASLLREGTDVTIVSYGAAVHWALETLDNNKDINADVIDLRTLQPLDTEAIFNSVKKTGRAIILQEDSLFGGIASDIASMIMEECFEYLDAPVKRVASIETPIPFINQLEEQYLPKNRFESELKALLAY from the coding sequence ATGAGTAAGACAACAAATACGATAAGAAATATAAATTACGACAAAAAGAGTCTAGGTAGAAATACACTTATTTCATTATATAAGAATATGCTGAAGCCTAGAATGATAGAAGAGAAGATGCTCATTCTTTTGAGGCAAGGAAAAATATCAAAATGGTTCTCTGGAATTGGTCAAGAAGCTATATCTGTTGGCGTAACAATGGCTTTGCAAAAAGATGAATATATTTTACCAATGCACCGAAACCTAGGTGTATTTACAACAAGAAACATACCATTGTACCGATTATTTGCGCAATGGCAAGGAAAAGCTAGTGGGTTTACAAAAGGTAGAGATCGTTCATTTCATTTTGGTACTCAAGAGTACAATATAGTTGGCATGATTTCTCATTTAGGTCCACAATTAGGTGTTGCTGATGGTATTGCGCTAGCTAACCTTTTAAAAAAGAATAGCAAAGCAACAGCAGTATTTTCGGGAGAAGGAGGAACAAGCGAAGGTGATTTTCATGAGGCTTTAAATGTGGCTTCTGTATGGAAGCTGCCAGTAATTTTCTGTATAGAAAATAATGGTTATGGCCTATCTACACCAACATCTCAGCAATATAATTGTAAAAACATAGCAGATAGAGGGAAAGGTTATGGTATTGAATCATTTATAATAGATGGAAATAATATTTTAGATGTTTACTCTAAAATTTCAAAACTAGCAGAAAGCATTAGAAAGCGCCCAAGACCAATACTTATTGAATTTAAGACCTTTAGAATGCGTGGTCATGAAGAGGCTAGTGGCACAAAATATGTACCGAAAGATTTAATGGATCAATGGGCTTTAAAGGATCCTCTGGTAAATTATCAGGCGTATCTTAAAGAGGAAGGTGTTTTATCTGAAAAAGAGGAAGTGAAAATAAAGGAGACTATTATGAAAGAAATTCATGATGGTTTAGAAACTGCTTATGCTGAGGATGCAATTATTCCAAATTTAACCAATGAGTTAAATGATGTTTATAAAGAATTTAAATATCAAGAAGTTAACCCAAAAGAAAAAACTGAAGAAGTTCGATTTATTGATGCCATTTCCGAAGGCTTAAAACAATCAATGCAAAAGCATAAAGATTTAGTAATTATGGGGCAAGACATTGCTGATTATGGTGGTGTTTTTAAAATTACTGATGGATTTTTAAAAGCGTTTGGAGAAGAGCGTGTTAGAAACACTCCAATTTGCGAATCGGCTATCGTTGAAACTGGAATGGGGTTATCTATTGTTGGTATTAAAAGCGTTGTTGAAATGCAATTTGCAGATTTTGTAACTTCTGGATTTAACCCTGTGGTTAATTATTTAGCTAAGTCGCACTATAGATGGAATCAAAATGCCGATGTCGTGGTAAGAATGCCTTGTGGTGGAGGTGTAGCTGCTGGTCCATTTCATTCTCAAACTAATGAAGCTTGGTTTACAAAAACACCAGGCTTAAAAGTAGTTTATCCTGCTTTTCCATATGATGCAAAGGGCTTATTAGCAACTGCAATTAACGATCCAAATCCTGTATTATTCTTTGAACACAAAGCCTTGTATAGAAGTATTCGTCAAGAAGTTCCAATAGATTACTTTACATTACCTTTTGGAAAAGCCTCATTGCTTCGAGAAGGAACAGATGTCACTATTGTATCTTACGGAGCAGCTGTGCATTGGGCTCTTGAAACGTTAGATAACAATAAAGATATTAACGCAGATGTTATTGATTTAAGAACTTTGCAGCCACTTGATACTGAAGCTATTTTTAATTCGGTTAAAAAAACTGGTCGTGCAATAATATTACAAGAAGATTCGTTGTTTGGTGGCATTGCTTCTGATATAGCTTCTATGATTATGGAAGAATGTTTTGAGTATTTAGATGCTCCTGTAAAACGTGTGGCTAGTATTGAAACACCTATTCCGTTTATAAATCAATTAGAAGAACAGTATTTACCAAAAAACAGATTTGAAAGTGAGCTTAAGGCTCTTTTAGCTTACTAA